The Streptomonospora litoralis genome window below encodes:
- a CDS encoding DUF309 domain-containing protein — protein sequence MSDSAQTGRDRNPEGRAQNQRPRDRFGRPMPHGSDGVPRVPDDAEYSPEEGLTEAQRLLDEGYAFHAHEVLEAVWKAADEPDRELWRGLAQIAVGLTHAQRGNRIGAARLLRRGAERVVAYGPQAPDGVDAVGAAAFARSVADRLEDLDQMEGEDRVDTPENPNEPESGAGSVGPAGPGGPGGRETAQSSASPESPVGPDIARDTLTVDTSGLRLRRGDARRS from the coding sequence ATGAGCGACTCCGCGCAGACCGGACGCGACCGCAACCCGGAGGGCAGGGCACAGAACCAGCGTCCGCGCGACCGCTTCGGCCGCCCTATGCCCCACGGTTCCGATGGGGTACCGCGCGTACCCGACGACGCGGAGTACAGCCCCGAAGAAGGGTTGACCGAGGCGCAGCGGCTGCTCGACGAGGGCTATGCCTTCCACGCCCACGAGGTACTCGAAGCCGTGTGGAAAGCCGCCGACGAGCCCGACCGCGAACTGTGGCGGGGGCTGGCCCAGATCGCCGTCGGCCTGACTCACGCCCAGCGCGGCAACCGCATCGGCGCGGCGCGGCTACTGCGCCGCGGCGCCGAACGCGTGGTCGCCTACGGCCCCCAGGCCCCCGACGGCGTCGACGCCGTCGGGGCCGCGGCCTTCGCCCGGTCCGTGGCCGACCGGCTGGAGGACTTGGACCAGATGGAAGGCGAGGACCGGGTCGACACGCCGGAGAACCCCAACGAGCCCGAGTCCGGCGCCGGATCGGTCGGTCCGGCCGGTCCGGGCGGCCCCGGCGGCCGGGAAACCGCGCAGAGCAGCGCAAGCCCGGAAAGCCCGGTCGGCCCGGACATCGCCCGCGACACCCTCACTGTCGACACCAGCGGACTGAGACTCCGCCGCGGAGACGCGCGCCGCTCCTGA
- a CDS encoding sodium-translocating pyrophosphatase, whose protein sequence is MSGLTHAADGGPALALDGMNFTLVVVVLAVALLALAVAGWLVREVLAAGQGTERMQNIARAVQEGAAAYLKRQFRTLVVFVIVIPLLLLLLPADDLAVRIGRSVFFALGAGFSALTGFIGMWLAVRGNVRVAAAAREGGEGGEHAAMRIAFRTGGVAGMFTVGLGLLGAAIVVLVYRGDAPNVLEGFGFGAALLAMFMRVGGGIFTKAADVGADLVGKVEQGIPEDDPRNAATIADNVGDNVGDCAGMAADLFESYAVVLVASLILGRVAFGVEGLVFPLLVPMIGVITAIIGIFIVAPRSRDKTAMSAINRGFFISAVISAVLVTATAFAYLPGSFAQLETAGEEIQGLPGDPRLVAVGAVLIGLVLAAAIQLLTGYFTETNRRPVKDIGESSETGAATVILSGISVGLESAVYSAVLIAGAVYAAFLVGSASVTLSLFAVALAGTGLLTTVGVIVAMDTFGPVADNAQGIAEMSGDVEGTGADVLTSLDAVGNTTKAITKGIAIATAVLAATALFGAFRTAVEEALSAVGQQASTFSLSIDEPNVLVGVIIGASVVFLFSGLAVMAVGRAAGRVVNEVRDQFRNKPGIMDGTEKPEYARVVDICTRDSLRELITPGLLAVLTPILVGFALGYAPLGAFLGGAIAAGALMAVFLANSGGAWDNAKKLVEDGYHGGKGSEAHEATVIGDTVGDPFKDTAGPAINPLLKVMNLVALIIAPSVVMYAENFFLRTAVTVIAGAAIVGAIVWSKRRSGEASSSDRPVEEGSSGPELGTAGEASAPSANGSSSAAGGDSAEDAAGGSGETERKEEARAADGGREE, encoded by the coding sequence TTGTCTGGGCTCACCCACGCCGCCGATGGCGGCCCGGCCCTGGCCTTGGACGGCATGAATTTCACCCTGGTCGTCGTGGTGTTGGCGGTCGCGCTCCTCGCGCTCGCCGTCGCCGGATGGCTGGTACGTGAAGTTCTCGCCGCGGGCCAGGGCACCGAGCGGATGCAGAACATCGCGCGCGCGGTCCAGGAAGGAGCGGCGGCATACCTCAAGCGCCAGTTCCGCACCCTGGTCGTCTTCGTCATCGTCATCCCGCTGCTGCTGTTGCTGCTGCCCGCCGACGACCTCGCGGTGCGGATCGGACGATCGGTGTTCTTCGCGCTCGGCGCCGGCTTCTCGGCCCTGACCGGGTTCATCGGCATGTGGCTCGCGGTGCGCGGCAACGTCCGCGTCGCCGCCGCCGCGCGCGAAGGCGGGGAAGGCGGCGAGCACGCCGCCATGCGGATCGCCTTCCGTACCGGCGGTGTCGCCGGAATGTTCACCGTCGGCCTGGGCCTGCTCGGCGCCGCCATCGTCGTCCTCGTCTACCGCGGCGACGCTCCCAACGTGCTGGAGGGCTTCGGCTTCGGCGCGGCCCTGCTTGCCATGTTCATGCGTGTGGGCGGCGGCATCTTCACCAAGGCCGCCGACGTCGGCGCCGACCTGGTCGGCAAGGTCGAGCAGGGCATCCCCGAGGACGACCCCCGCAACGCCGCCACCATCGCCGACAACGTGGGCGACAACGTCGGTGACTGCGCCGGCATGGCGGCCGACCTCTTCGAGTCCTACGCCGTCGTGCTCGTCGCCTCGCTCATCCTCGGCCGCGTCGCGTTCGGCGTCGAAGGCCTCGTCTTCCCCCTGCTCGTGCCCATGATCGGCGTCATCACCGCCATCATCGGCATCTTCATCGTCGCGCCGCGCTCCCGCGACAAGACCGCGATGTCGGCCATCAACCGCGGCTTCTTCATCTCCGCGGTCATCTCCGCCGTCCTGGTCACCGCGACCGCCTTCGCCTACCTGCCCGGCAGCTTCGCCCAGCTCGAAACGGCCGGCGAAGAGATCCAGGGACTCCCCGGCGACCCGCGGCTGGTCGCCGTCGGCGCCGTACTCATCGGCCTGGTGCTCGCGGCCGCCATTCAGCTGCTGACCGGGTACTTCACCGAAACCAACCGGCGCCCCGTCAAGGACATCGGGGAAAGCTCCGAGACCGGTGCGGCCACCGTCATCCTCTCCGGGATCTCGGTGGGGCTGGAGTCGGCCGTGTACTCCGCGGTCCTCATCGCCGGCGCGGTCTACGCCGCCTTCCTCGTCGGCAGCGCCTCGGTCACCCTCAGCCTCTTCGCGGTCGCCCTGGCGGGCACCGGGCTGCTGACCACCGTCGGCGTCATCGTGGCGATGGACACCTTCGGTCCGGTGGCCGACAACGCTCAGGGCATCGCCGAGATGTCCGGCGACGTCGAAGGCACGGGTGCCGACGTGCTGACGAGCCTCGACGCGGTCGGCAACACGACCAAGGCCATCACCAAGGGCATCGCCATCGCGACGGCGGTTCTCGCGGCCACTGCGCTGTTCGGCGCATTCCGTACCGCGGTAGAGGAGGCGCTCAGCGCGGTCGGGCAGCAGGCGTCCACGTTCAGCCTCTCCATCGACGAACCCAACGTGTTGGTCGGCGTCATCATCGGCGCCTCCGTCGTCTTCCTGTTCTCCGGCCTGGCCGTGATGGCCGTCGGCCGCGCCGCCGGCCGCGTCGTGAACGAGGTGCGCGACCAGTTCCGCAACAAACCAGGCATCATGGACGGCACCGAGAAGCCCGAGTACGCGCGCGTGGTGGACATCTGCACCCGGGATTCGCTGCGGGAGCTCATCACCCCCGGCCTGCTCGCGGTCCTCACGCCCATCCTCGTCGGCTTCGCCCTCGGCTACGCTCCGCTGGGCGCCTTCCTCGGCGGTGCGATCGCCGCCGGCGCCCTGATGGCGGTCTTCCTGGCCAACTCCGGCGGCGCCTGGGACAACGCGAAGAAGCTGGTCGAGGACGGCTACCACGGCGGCAAGGGCTCCGAGGCGCACGAGGCCACCGTCATCGGGGACACGGTCGGCGACCCCTTCAAGGACACCGCCGGTCCGGCCATCAACCCGCTGCTCAAGGTGATGAACCTGGTCGCGCTGATCATCGCGCCGAGCGTCGTGATGTACGCGGAGAACTTCTTCCTCCGCACCGCTGTCACCGTGATCGCAGGCGCGGCGATCGTCGGTGCGATCGTGTGGTCCAAGCGCCGCAGCGGTGAGGCTTCGTCCTCCGACCGGCCTGTCGAGGAGGGCAGCAGCGGTCCCGAACTCGGCACGGCCGGCGAGGCTTCCGCCCCGAGCGCCAACGGCTCCTCCTCCGCCGCCGGCGGCGACTCCGCCGAGGACGCGGCCGGCGGTTCCGGGGAGACCGAGCGCAAGGAGGAGGCACGCGCCGCCGACGGCGGCCGGGAGGAGTGA
- a CDS encoding SixA phosphatase family protein: protein MTKRLIVLRHAQAEPLVDGSDHERPLSEEGREQARAAGEYLAAGALFPDHVICSTALRTRQTLELVTEALPHAPSADYERDAYAADVPAILELVSRTDPEVENLLVVGHNPTMAQLVAAFMADEPLISFPTAGLAVVDLEVEWLYAAPGTGAARLLT from the coding sequence ATGACCAAACGTCTGATCGTGCTCAGGCACGCACAGGCCGAGCCGCTCGTCGACGGCTCCGACCACGAGCGTCCGCTCAGCGAAGAGGGCCGCGAGCAGGCGCGCGCAGCCGGGGAGTATCTGGCCGCGGGCGCGCTGTTCCCCGATCACGTCATCTGCTCCACGGCGCTGCGCACTCGCCAGACCTTGGAGCTGGTCACCGAGGCGCTGCCGCACGCCCCCTCCGCCGACTACGAGCGGGACGCCTACGCAGCCGACGTTCCCGCGATTCTGGAGCTGGTCTCCCGCACCGACCCCGAGGTGGAGAACCTGCTCGTGGTGGGGCACAACCCCACAATGGCCCAGTTGGTCGCGGCCTTCATGGCGGATGAACCGCTGATCTCCTTCCCGACCGCGGGCCTCGCGGTCGTCGACCTGGAGGTCGAGTGGCTCTACGCCGCCCCCGGCACCGGTGCCGCACGCCTGCTGACCTGA